Proteins co-encoded in one Bremerella sp. TYQ1 genomic window:
- a CDS encoding zf-HC2 domain-containing protein translates to MPSQDPWTRCPPGELSDLQDALKEQSLRVRRRRRFLIAGGAMSLAAIGVGTSLMMLSKDGSIAILSCEETMDMLPAYADGSLVAVADRKAVEKHLKHCPGCRRKYENT, encoded by the coding sequence ATGCCCTCACAAGATCCCTGGACACGCTGCCCGCCTGGAGAACTCTCTGATCTCCAAGACGCGCTGAAAGAGCAATCGCTGCGTGTTCGGCGACGGCGGAGATTTCTCATAGCCGGCGGTGCGATGTCCCTTGCTGCCATCGGGGTGGGCACTTCCTTGATGATGCTCTCGAAGGATGGCTCGATCGCGATTCTCTCTTGTGAAGAGACCATGGACATGCTGCCAGCCTATGCTGACGGTTCATTGGTTGCCGTGGCAGATCGAAAAGCGGTTGAAAAGCACCTGAAACATTGCCCCGGTTGTCGCAGAAAATACGAGAACACCTAA
- a CDS encoding Crp/Fnr family transcriptional regulator — protein sequence MAGQIWYLKSCRLFETCTDSQIQRLEAESRARTIAKGEPIYLPADNADSVLVLASGRVKICHLTSDGKQSILAFIEPGEIFGELAILNVGSRDEYAEAVENSRIIAIPRKCLSSLMEEHANLCIGITKVIGFRRRRIERRVKNLLYLPNRERIIHLLLELAEQYGRETAKGIELTIRLSHQDLASIVGSTRETVTVVLGAMQNEGLIELGRRKVTLKAPDQLAHQVGSAPIQLEEAPRETLPTSNTYLRPSFGT from the coding sequence ATGGCAGGACAAATCTGGTACCTCAAATCTTGCCGGCTGTTTGAAACCTGTACCGATTCGCAGATTCAACGCCTGGAAGCAGAAAGCCGCGCGAGGACGATCGCCAAAGGGGAACCAATTTATCTGCCCGCGGACAATGCCGATTCCGTTCTCGTTCTGGCAAGCGGCCGCGTCAAAATCTGCCATCTGACGAGTGATGGGAAACAGTCCATTTTGGCATTCATCGAACCTGGTGAGATCTTCGGAGAATTGGCAATCCTGAACGTTGGTAGTCGTGATGAGTATGCCGAAGCGGTCGAAAACTCTCGGATTATTGCGATACCACGAAAGTGCTTATCCAGTCTCATGGAAGAACATGCCAACCTTTGCATTGGCATCACCAAGGTCATTGGATTTCGTCGACGCCGAATTGAGCGACGTGTCAAAAACCTCCTCTACTTGCCCAATCGAGAGCGAATCATCCATCTCTTGTTAGAATTGGCTGAGCAATACGGTCGAGAAACAGCAAAGGGAATTGAGTTAACCATTCGCCTATCGCACCAAGACTTGGCCAGCATCGTTGGAAGCACCCGAGAAACAGTAACGGTGGTGCTAGGTGCGATGCAGAACGAAGGACTCATTGAACTAGGTCGTCGAAAAGTAACCTTAAAAGCCCCTGACCAACTAGCTCACCAGGTCGGATCCGCTCCGATCCAGCTTGAAGAAGCACCGCGAGAAACACTCCCTACATCCAATACCTATTTGCGTCCATCATTCGGTACCTGA
- a CDS encoding redox-sensing transcriptional repressor Rex: MAKSKDNKKPSSDQRVSKAVISRLSLYLRELSRLERNGIETTSSTKLGEMLGFSDAQVRKDLANFGQFGYPGVGYRCAELTATIRQIMGTDQRWPVALVGVGNLGRALLGYRGFSHQGFNTVAAFDLDPKIVGTEIEGIPVFSLDEVDRIVKEKSIQLAILAVPANAAQEVAERLVSAGIRGFLNFAAVTLKLPEEATVIGVDLAIEMEQLSFAMTSRLS, from the coding sequence ATGGCGAAGAGTAAAGACAACAAGAAACCTTCCAGCGATCAGCGTGTCTCGAAAGCTGTTATTAGTCGCCTAAGCCTCTATCTTCGAGAGCTCTCTCGTCTCGAGAGAAATGGCATCGAAACCACCAGCAGTACTAAACTTGGAGAAATGCTCGGTTTTTCCGACGCCCAAGTACGCAAAGATCTCGCAAACTTCGGCCAATTCGGCTACCCCGGTGTCGGCTACCGATGTGCGGAATTAACAGCAACGATTCGTCAAATCATGGGAACCGATCAACGATGGCCGGTGGCCTTAGTTGGGGTAGGTAATCTGGGGCGAGCACTTCTCGGGTACCGAGGTTTTTCTCACCAGGGGTTCAATACGGTCGCAGCCTTTGATCTCGATCCGAAAATTGTCGGCACTGAAATCGAAGGGATTCCAGTCTTCAGCCTTGACGAAGTCGATCGGATCGTGAAGGAGAAGTCGATTCAACTCGCGATCCTGGCCGTGCCAGCGAATGCGGCTCAAGAGGTCGCCGAACGACTCGTTTCGGCTGGAATCCGTGGTTTCCTCAACTTTGCTGCGGTTACACTAAAACTGCCAGAGGAGGCAACCGTCATTGGCGTAGATTTGGCCATAGAGATGGAGCAACTTTCTTTCGCAATGACTTCGCGTTTGTCGTAA
- a CDS encoding type II secretion system protein — MLTPLKRAFAKSVSKYQTWSLKTMSQSKKAGFTLIEVLIVVVILAVLAATVIPQFTDSTTDAKKSSALFNLHTLRSQIQLYRAHHEGAVPGNTLNELTISTKADGTADGPFGPYLSKIPVNNFTNSDTIKVVTADPVSSDFNDTDGWLYNASTGEIWINYEELGEE; from the coding sequence ATGCTGACCCCTTTAAAGCGGGCATTCGCCAAGAGCGTCAGCAAATATCAGACTTGGAGTCTCAAAACAATGTCGCAATCGAAGAAGGCCGGTTTCACGCTGATTGAAGTTCTCATTGTTGTGGTGATCCTGGCTGTCCTCGCTGCCACGGTCATTCCACAATTCACGGACTCGACGACCGATGCCAAGAAGAGCAGCGCCCTGTTCAACCTACACACGCTCCGATCACAGATTCAGCTGTATCGTGCTCACCACGAAGGAGCTGTCCCTGGCAACACGCTTAACGAGTTGACCATTTCCACCAAGGCCGACGGCACCGCAGATGGTCCATTTGGCCCTTACCTATCAAAGATTCCCGTCAATAACTTCACCAACAGCGACACCATTAAGGTGGTGACTGCTGACCCTGTCTCTTCAGACTTCAACGACACCGACGGCTGGCTTTACAACGCCTCGACGGGTGAAATTTGGATCAATTACGAAGAACTTGGCGAAGAATAA
- a CDS encoding dihydrofolate reductase gives MMTARSDAELPIILVGAMTQDRVIGKGEGMPWDIPEEYQTFIDNIRGQTVIMGRKSYEIFGPDLTNSHAVVVSRSQPSVDVPIAESIEKAIDLAKGFGQKIFVAGGAQIYELALPHADWMFLSEIKHRYDGDTYFPKFDQSEWTIEREDDHEKFIYREWKRIS, from the coding sequence ATGATGACTGCCCGCAGCGATGCTGAGCTTCCAATTATCTTGGTCGGCGCCATGACCCAGGATCGAGTCATTGGAAAAGGGGAGGGGATGCCGTGGGATATTCCGGAAGAATATCAGACGTTCATTGATAACATCCGTGGCCAAACGGTCATCATGGGACGCAAATCGTACGAGATCTTCGGGCCAGATTTAACGAACTCGCACGCAGTCGTCGTCTCACGCAGTCAACCAAGTGTCGATGTTCCGATTGCTGAAAGCATTGAAAAAGCCATCGATCTCGCCAAAGGTTTCGGCCAGAAGATCTTCGTTGCAGGAGGGGCACAGATCTATGAACTAGCCTTGCCGCATGCCGATTGGATGTTTCTCAGCGAGATCAAGCATCGCTACGACGGAGACACATACTTTCCCAAGTTCGATCAAAGCGAATGGACGATCGAGCGAGAAGACGACCACGAGAAATTTATCTATCGCGAGTGGAAACGAATTTCCTAA
- a CDS encoding type VI secretion protein ImpB, with product MNSFFASAEQYLRPELRNRPVGVIPMETDATCVIAASYEAKRCGIRTGTKVYEAKRLCPGIRLVKARPSVYVEIHHELLKSVDQCAEVHHVYSIDEWTIKLCGRYREIDQAVQLANAIKRQIRRDFGPWLTSSIGIASSRLLAKIASNLKKPDGLSVLPTEDLPGRLSHLPLDELPGVGRGMMTRLEKSGIRTIPDLWNIERRKAAEIWGSVSGARWWNGLHGIDDPEPPTQRHSMTHGRVLDPRFRNEAGSHCILVLLLCKLARRLRQTGYFARSLQLTLTGSHKTIFTHRIELPCVQDTLSILHQFERLWAERPRNLSGLKKVDVTVAKLVVRSEVSGYLFDEISESQRLSHALDEISDRWGPASIYFANTHAYRDVMEDKIAFGRIPELVKKQNSFNTIT from the coding sequence ATGAATTCCTTTTTTGCATCGGCTGAGCAGTACCTGCGTCCGGAACTCAGAAATCGTCCGGTCGGTGTCATACCGATGGAAACTGACGCGACCTGCGTCATCGCTGCGAGTTACGAAGCAAAACGATGCGGTATTCGGACCGGCACAAAAGTCTATGAGGCAAAACGCCTGTGCCCTGGAATTCGGCTCGTCAAAGCTCGGCCGAGTGTCTATGTCGAAATCCACCATGAACTTTTAAAAAGCGTCGATCAATGCGCCGAGGTGCATCATGTCTACTCAATTGATGAATGGACGATCAAATTGTGTGGTCGCTATCGTGAAATTGATCAAGCGGTTCAACTCGCCAATGCAATCAAAAGACAAATTCGTCGCGACTTTGGCCCCTGGCTTACCAGCTCAATTGGAATCGCCTCGAGCAGGCTATTGGCAAAGATTGCAAGCAACTTAAAAAAGCCTGACGGACTAAGCGTACTTCCCACGGAAGACCTGCCTGGCCGTCTCTCGCATTTGCCGCTGGACGAACTTCCCGGCGTGGGGCGTGGCATGATGACGCGACTTGAAAAGTCCGGAATCCGAACCATTCCCGATCTTTGGAATATCGAACGCAGGAAGGCAGCCGAAATCTGGGGATCCGTTTCCGGCGCGCGCTGGTGGAATGGGCTCCATGGCATTGACGATCCGGAACCACCCACTCAGCGTCATTCAATGACTCATGGCCGGGTTCTCGACCCACGTTTTCGCAACGAAGCTGGCTCGCACTGCATTTTGGTGTTGCTGCTTTGTAAGTTGGCACGACGTCTTCGGCAGACAGGGTACTTCGCACGATCGCTTCAACTTACCCTTACCGGTAGCCACAAGACGATTTTCACCCATCGAATTGAGTTGCCGTGCGTGCAAGACACCCTGTCGATTCTTCATCAGTTTGAACGACTTTGGGCGGAACGACCGAGAAACTTATCCGGACTCAAAAAAGTGGACGTTACCGTAGCAAAACTGGTCGTCCGCAGCGAAGTCTCCGGATACCTCTTCGACGAGATCTCTGAGTCACAAAGACTTTCGCATGCGCTGGACGAGATCAGCGATCGCTGGGGCCCAGCGTCGATCTATTTTGCCAATACCCATGCCTACCGCGACGTCATGGAAGACAAAATCGCGTTTGGCCGAATCCCGGAGCTCGTCAAAAAGCAGAATTCGTTTAATACGATCACTTAG
- a CDS encoding GNAT family N-acetyltransferase — MRKFLKESGLTDRGSTEIAQVIETNDSEFCCYWAQSPKVELRREEHWYRLISDIDHPYFNSIFEAQLPTTGIVSAIEEAIRPYRDRGRQMSWWIGPASRPITLGQHLEQLEFKKTACEAAMAICPFEADFERISDDVEIQAVTSATQLRTWVEIMTGVYGLPEFTREPWFQILNRLGLDGRSKLQHFVARLDGDVAGVGSVFYGSQAAGIYNIAVLPEFRGQGVASTLTISLLSLIDEQGYQLATLCASQEAEKLYRKIGFQMHGELNCFVWSPA, encoded by the coding sequence ATGCGTAAGTTTTTGAAGGAGAGTGGTTTGACCGACCGAGGCTCTACGGAAATTGCCCAGGTAATCGAGACGAACGATAGCGAGTTTTGTTGTTACTGGGCTCAGTCGCCGAAAGTGGAGCTTCGTCGTGAAGAGCATTGGTATCGCCTGATCAGCGATATCGATCACCCCTACTTCAACAGTATCTTTGAAGCGCAGTTGCCAACGACTGGCATCGTAAGTGCCATCGAAGAAGCGATCCGTCCTTATCGTGATCGCGGCAGGCAAATGTCATGGTGGATCGGGCCGGCGTCCAGGCCAATCACGCTTGGCCAGCATTTAGAGCAGTTAGAATTCAAAAAAACGGCTTGCGAAGCAGCGATGGCCATCTGTCCATTTGAGGCAGACTTTGAGCGGATCAGTGATGATGTCGAGATACAAGCAGTGACATCCGCAACACAGCTGCGGACGTGGGTTGAGATCATGACCGGAGTCTATGGTTTGCCAGAGTTTACCCGGGAGCCATGGTTTCAAATTTTGAATCGACTGGGTTTGGACGGTCGATCGAAGCTTCAGCACTTTGTCGCACGACTTGACGGAGACGTCGCGGGAGTCGGTTCTGTTTTCTATGGAAGTCAGGCTGCGGGAATTTATAACATCGCCGTGCTTCCGGAGTTTCGAGGCCAAGGAGTTGCGTCGACGTTGACGATTTCGCTACTGTCTCTCATTGACGAACAAGGCTATCAACTTGCAACCCTCTGCGCGTCACAGGAAGCGGAAAAGCTCTATCGAAAGATTGGTTTTCAGATGCATGGAGAGTTGAACTGTTTTGTCTGGTCTCCCGCATAG
- the rplS gene encoding 50S ribosomal protein L19 produces MSQELMNKVEAAYQKSEVDFFEIGDTVEVHTKILEGQKERIQKFIGTVIAKSGSGTREMFTVRRIVAGEGVEKKFPIHSPQIAKIEVTRRSVVRRAKLYYLRDRVGKATRLRERRV; encoded by the coding sequence ATGAGCCAAGAATTGATGAATAAGGTCGAAGCGGCCTATCAAAAGTCGGAAGTCGATTTCTTCGAGATTGGTGACACGGTTGAAGTTCACACTAAGATCCTCGAAGGTCAAAAAGAACGTATCCAAAAGTTCATCGGTACCGTGATCGCCAAGAGCGGCAGCGGTACGCGAGAAATGTTCACCGTTCGCCGCATCGTCGCCGGTGAAGGGGTGGAAAAGAAGTTCCCAATCCACAGCCCACAGATCGCCAAAATCGAAGTTACGCGTAGAAGCGTGGTTCGCCGTGCGAAACTGTACTACCTGCGTGATCGCGTTGGTAAGGCAACCCGCCTCCGAGAACGCCGCGTCTAA
- the trmD gene encoding tRNA (guanosine(37)-N1)-methyltransferase TrmD, with the protein MRFDVLTLFPEIFTGYLGESLLNKAIDKKLVEAHVHNLRDWASDKHNRVDDRPFGGGPGMVIRVQPVVEAIEQIQPQSETPGRLILLSPQGKTLDQPLVEELAQEQRLTMICGRYEGFDQRVIDLLQPEEISLGDFVLNGGEVAAMAIIDTVIRLIPGVLGDEQSAVDDSFSEGNRLLEFPQYTRPREYRGLSVPEVLLGGNHQEILKWRKQQSLEKTKMRRSDLLEKHEDDAEQNNR; encoded by the coding sequence ATGCGGTTCGATGTCCTGACCTTGTTTCCTGAAATTTTCACCGGTTACCTCGGTGAGAGCTTACTGAACAAGGCAATCGATAAAAAATTGGTCGAAGCCCATGTCCATAACCTTCGAGACTGGGCTAGCGACAAGCACAATCGAGTCGACGACCGTCCTTTTGGCGGTGGACCTGGAATGGTCATCCGCGTGCAACCGGTTGTCGAAGCGATCGAGCAAATTCAGCCACAGAGCGAAACGCCTGGACGGTTAATCCTGCTAAGCCCTCAAGGCAAAACACTGGATCAACCGCTAGTCGAGGAACTTGCTCAGGAACAACGGCTGACGATGATATGCGGCCGCTATGAGGGCTTCGATCAACGCGTGATCGACCTTTTGCAGCCGGAAGAGATTTCGCTGGGAGACTTTGTCCTCAATGGAGGTGAAGTCGCGGCGATGGCCATCATCGATACGGTGATTCGCCTGATTCCTGGCGTGCTCGGCGACGAGCAAAGTGCAGTGGACGACTCCTTCAGCGAAGGAAATCGCCTGCTTGAGTTTCCACAATACACCAGACCACGAGAATACCGCGGACTGAGTGTTCCTGAGGTTCTATTAGGTGGCAATCACCAAGAGATTCTCAAATGGCGGAAACAGCAGTCGCTCGAAAAGACCAAAATGCGACGTTCCGATTTGCTGGAAAAGCATGAGGACGACGCGGAACAAAATAATCGTTAA
- the rpsP gene encoding 30S ribosomal protein S16: protein MDSRTPRDGKAIEYLGTYDPFVKEKDARVNLKTERVDYWLGVGAQPSPKVAVLIRKYGTNGSHVAAREEALARMATKTAYVPPKVEIKEPEPEAPAEAEGAEAPAEEGAEAAAPAEGEAVEAAAAEGGEEQSKEEG, encoded by the coding sequence ATGGATTCTCGCACCCCGCGAGACGGTAAGGCAATCGAGTACCTCGGCACCTACGATCCTTTTGTCAAAGAAAAGGATGCCCGAGTCAATCTGAAGACCGAACGAGTCGATTACTGGCTCGGCGTCGGTGCTCAACCTTCCCCGAAGGTTGCCGTTCTAATCCGAAAGTACGGCACCAACGGTAGCCACGTGGCAGCACGCGAAGAAGCTTTGGCTCGCATGGCGACCAAAACTGCTTACGTTCCTCCTAAAGTCGAAATCAAGGAACCAGAACCGGAAGCTCCTGCAGAAGCTGAAGGCGCAGAAGCCCCAGCTGAGGAAGGTGCTGAAGCCGCCGCTCCAGCGGAAGGCGAAGCAGTGGAAGCTGCTGCCGCCGAAGGTGGTGAAGAGCAGTCCAAGGAAGAAGGCTAA
- the ffh gene encoding signal recognition particle protein: MLDSLQDGLRSAFKTLRGQGRLTESNMREGLKMVETALLEADVSYDVVKAFMNDVSDKAVGQDVLKSLKPEQQLVGIVNEALIELLGGDSDPSLHLTKDVTVLMMCGLQGAGKTTTCGKLARLIGSEGKKALLCAADLQRPAAVEQLHIVGKSVDTPVYSEEGATDPISVCQNAVKHARENGIDVVILDTAGRLAIDEELMQQLKTIDLKVQPDQAFLVVDGMTGQDAVNSAKAFNDALELDGVIMTKLDGDARGGALLSVKHVTGVPIKFIGVSERMDGLEPFHPDRMAGRILGMGDIQSLFETAQREFDQEQVQKTQERLQKGQFTLDDFRKQLNQIARPGLMQKMLGMMPGMGEMTKMLQGGDHEKEMKRLGGMIDSMTAAERNDPKLIDNSRRQRIAKGSGVSPQEVNELIKQFDSMASLMKGMAGGGMGGAMDMMRKLRSGELMDPTGKMKKAKQGTGKRMTAKDVQNQKKMKSKLKNKLKKRRR; encoded by the coding sequence ATGTTGGACTCGTTACAAGACGGCTTACGATCAGCGTTTAAGACGCTGCGCGGACAAGGCCGATTGACCGAGTCGAACATGCGAGAAGGCCTTAAAATGGTCGAGACGGCCTTGCTCGAGGCCGACGTAAGTTACGATGTCGTCAAGGCTTTCATGAACGACGTCTCCGACAAAGCTGTCGGTCAGGACGTTTTGAAGTCGCTGAAGCCTGAACAGCAGCTTGTTGGTATCGTCAATGAAGCATTGATCGAGCTTCTGGGTGGCGATTCCGATCCAAGCCTGCATCTGACAAAGGACGTCACCGTCCTGATGATGTGCGGTCTGCAGGGTGCCGGTAAGACGACAACTTGCGGTAAGCTGGCCCGCTTGATCGGCTCGGAGGGCAAAAAAGCCCTTCTGTGTGCTGCCGACCTTCAGCGCCCCGCCGCCGTCGAGCAGCTGCACATCGTCGGTAAGAGTGTCGACACCCCTGTTTATAGCGAAGAAGGGGCAACCGACCCGATCTCTGTCTGCCAAAACGCGGTGAAACATGCCCGCGAAAACGGCATCGACGTGGTGATCCTCGATACCGCAGGCCGTCTTGCCATCGACGAAGAGCTGATGCAACAGCTCAAGACAATCGACCTGAAGGTCCAGCCAGACCAGGCGTTCCTCGTCGTTGACGGCATGACAGGCCAAGATGCAGTGAACAGCGCCAAGGCGTTCAACGACGCTTTGGAGCTTGACGGCGTCATCATGACAAAGCTCGACGGCGATGCCCGAGGCGGTGCATTGCTGTCGGTCAAACATGTGACCGGCGTACCGATCAAATTCATCGGTGTCAGCGAACGGATGGATGGCCTCGAGCCTTTCCACCCTGACCGAATGGCCGGTCGTATTCTCGGAATGGGTGACATTCAGTCGCTCTTCGAGACCGCCCAACGCGAGTTCGATCAGGAACAAGTCCAGAAGACGCAAGAACGTCTGCAAAAAGGACAGTTCACCCTGGACGACTTCCGTAAGCAGTTGAATCAAATCGCACGCCCAGGCCTCATGCAGAAGATGCTCGGCATGATGCCTGGCATGGGCGAAATGACCAAGATGCTGCAAGGGGGCGACCACGAGAAAGAGATGAAGCGGCTCGGCGGCATGATCGATTCGATGACCGCCGCGGAACGCAACGATCCCAAGCTGATCGACAACAGCCGTCGCCAACGTATCGCCAAGGGCTCAGGCGTTTCCCCCCAAGAAGTCAACGAGCTGATCAAACAGTTCGACAGTATGGCTTCGCTGATGAAGGGAATGGCCGGGGGCGGCATGGGCGGTGCCATGGACATGATGCGGAAGCTTCGCAGTGGCGAGCTGATGGATCCGACCGGCAAAATGAAAAAAGCCAAGCAAGGCACTGGCAAACGGATGACCGCCAAGGATGTCCAGAACCAGAAGAAGATGAAGAGTAAACTTAAAAACAAGCTCAAAAAGCGGCGTCGTTAA
- a CDS encoding nucleoside hydrolase, which translates to MLPRLIVTTFCVLFAASASLAQSSDKPVPLIFDTDIGNDVDDVLALAMIHSLEDMGECQLLAVTITKDHPSAAAFTDAVNTFYGRGDIPIGVCNSGVTDTEGKFLGLANTKDSGKQRFPHDLMSGQDAEDAVKLLRRTLVAAEPKSVVIAQVGFSTNLANLLSSPGDDISPLGGKELAKEKVKFISVMGGAFAKIPGKPGAYGEYNIKMDLAAAQKLSKEWPTPIIWSGYEIGIALPYPHQSIEKDYLYAEHHPLPEAYYLYSPPPHDRPTWDLTSVLYAVRPDAGQFELSPPGTVSINDQSHTSFTPKEDGRDRYLILPDDHKAKIVKTLVDLSKRPPGTN; encoded by the coding sequence ATGCTACCTCGACTGATCGTGACCACGTTCTGCGTGCTCTTCGCTGCTTCTGCCTCACTTGCACAAAGCAGCGATAAACCTGTCCCGCTGATTTTTGATACGGATATTGGGAACGATGTCGACGACGTACTTGCGTTGGCAATGATCCATTCGCTGGAAGACATGGGCGAGTGTCAATTGCTGGCTGTCACGATTACGAAGGACCATCCATCAGCGGCAGCGTTCACGGATGCAGTGAATACGTTTTATGGCCGTGGCGACATCCCAATCGGGGTTTGTAACAGCGGTGTGACCGACACCGAAGGCAAATTCCTTGGCCTCGCCAACACCAAAGACTCTGGCAAACAGCGATTCCCACATGACTTGATGTCAGGCCAAGATGCTGAGGATGCGGTGAAGCTATTACGGCGAACCCTGGTGGCAGCTGAACCGAAGTCGGTCGTCATTGCTCAGGTTGGTTTTTCCACGAACTTGGCGAATCTACTCTCTTCGCCCGGAGACGATATCAGTCCACTCGGTGGAAAAGAACTCGCGAAGGAGAAAGTCAAATTCATTTCCGTTATGGGGGGAGCTTTCGCTAAGATTCCCGGAAAGCCAGGAGCCTATGGCGAATACAACATAAAGATGGACTTAGCAGCCGCTCAGAAGCTGAGCAAGGAATGGCCGACTCCTATTATCTGGAGCGGCTATGAAATCGGCATTGCTCTCCCCTACCCTCACCAGAGCATCGAAAAAGACTATCTGTATGCGGAGCATCATCCGCTTCCAGAGGCGTACTACCTGTACAGCCCTCCACCTCATGATCGTCCCACCTGGGATTTGACCTCGGTGCTTTATGCCGTTCGGCCAGATGCAGGCCAATTCGAGCTTTCGCCGCCAGGAACCGTCTCGATCAATGACCAATCGCACACGAGCTTTACCCCCAAAGAGGACGGTCGCGATCGGTATTTGATATTGCCCGACGACCATAAAGCGAAAATCGTGAAAACCCTCGTGGATCTCTCAAAGCGACCACCTGGCACCAACTAG